One window of the Actinomyces wuliandei genome contains the following:
- a CDS encoding ATP-dependent Clp protease proteolytic subunit, translating to MSELYTPAAPRAAEGNVAGLGLTDSIYNRLLKERIVWLGSEVRDDNANAICAQMLLLAAEDPKRDIYLYINSPGGSVTAGMAIYDTMQYVQPDVVTVATGLAASMGQFLLSAGAKGKRYLTPHARVLMHQPSGGAGGSATDIRINADLIIKMKHELAEITAANTGHSVEQVIADSDRDHWFSAQEALEYGFVDHIVRSSREIGQQNGED from the coding sequence GTGAGCGAGCTCTACACGCCCGCCGCTCCCCGAGCGGCTGAGGGCAACGTCGCGGGTCTCGGCCTGACCGACTCCATCTACAACCGCCTCCTCAAGGAGCGCATCGTCTGGCTCGGCTCCGAGGTGCGTGACGACAACGCCAACGCCATCTGTGCGCAGATGCTGCTGCTGGCTGCCGAGGACCCCAAGCGGGACATCTACCTCTACATCAACAGCCCCGGTGGGTCGGTGACCGCCGGGATGGCGATCTACGACACCATGCAGTACGTCCAGCCTGACGTGGTGACGGTGGCGACGGGCCTGGCTGCCTCCATGGGGCAGTTCCTGCTCTCGGCCGGCGCCAAGGGCAAGCGCTACCTCACCCCGCACGCCCGGGTGCTCATGCACCAGCCCTCCGGCGGTGCGGGTGGCTCGGCCACGGACATCCGCATCAACGCCGACCTCATCATCAAGATGAAGCACGAGCTGGCGGAGATCACCGCCGCCAACACCGGTCACAGCGTGGAGCAGGTCATCGCCGACTCCGACCGCGACCACTGGTTCTCCGCGCAGGAGGCCCTGGAGTATGGCTTCGTCGACCACATCGTGCGCTCAAGCCGGGAGATCGGCCAGCAGAACGGGGAGGACTGA
- a CDS encoding ABC transporter substrate-binding protein produces the protein MVTLPRRRFMQGSALAAALAAAAACSSGSGGSGGSGSSGGEVAFEGTGPITWVQGKDNSGGMVQKRIDEWNELYPDEKVTLIELSAEADQQRQSMVQNAQTSSEAYDVISVDNVWVSEFAANQWIVELPADELKNDDIIQPVWDTGVYMDKFYAMPFATDAPVMFYRKDLLEEAGVEVPTTWEEVTAAVDAVRALPGHEDIGGFGGQWAKYEGLTCNISEFIHTAGGAFYDDEGNLVINTPETVAGVKAAIDAFTSDYIPTKALEWMEEDGRNAFESDSLLFYRQWPYQYANNLENLGTDKFDVAALPTIGGNAFVPTLGGHNCAITTNCQNKATALKFIKWFTSEESERYALDTQTLAPILGSLYEDKEMLEKFPYLPILKDSLDAARGRPQAVAYGDVTAAIQDAVYPELQKGGSAEDAVSALESRLKDLA, from the coding sequence ATGGTCACTCTGCCCCGTCGCCGTTTCATGCAGGGCTCCGCGCTGGCTGCCGCCCTTGCTGCTGCGGCTGCCTGCTCCAGCGGCTCTGGTGGCTCTGGTGGCTCGGGGTCCTCCGGGGGTGAGGTCGCCTTCGAGGGCACCGGGCCGATCACGTGGGTCCAGGGCAAGGACAACTCCGGCGGGATGGTCCAGAAGCGTATCGACGAGTGGAACGAGCTCTACCCCGATGAGAAGGTCACCCTCATCGAGCTGTCCGCAGAGGCCGACCAGCAGCGCCAGTCCATGGTCCAGAACGCCCAGACCAGCTCTGAGGCCTATGACGTCATCTCCGTGGACAACGTGTGGGTCTCTGAGTTCGCCGCCAACCAGTGGATCGTGGAGCTGCCCGCAGACGAGCTCAAGAACGACGACATCATCCAGCCCGTGTGGGACACCGGCGTCTACATGGACAAGTTCTACGCCATGCCCTTTGCCACCGACGCGCCGGTCATGTTCTACCGCAAGGACCTCCTGGAGGAGGCTGGGGTGGAGGTGCCCACCACCTGGGAAGAGGTCACCGCTGCGGTCGACGCCGTGCGCGCGCTGCCAGGGCACGAGGACATCGGGGGCTTTGGCGGGCAGTGGGCCAAGTACGAGGGCCTGACCTGTAACATCTCCGAGTTCATCCACACGGCGGGCGGCGCCTTCTACGACGACGAGGGCAACCTTGTCATCAACACCCCGGAGACTGTTGCCGGGGTCAAGGCGGCTATCGACGCCTTCACCAGCGACTACATCCCCACCAAGGCCCTGGAGTGGATGGAGGAGGACGGGCGCAACGCCTTCGAGAGCGACTCCCTTCTCTTCTACCGGCAGTGGCCCTACCAGTACGCCAACAACCTGGAGAACCTCGGCACCGACAAGTTCGACGTCGCCGCGCTGCCCACCATCGGCGGCAACGCCTTTGTGCCCACCCTGGGCGGGCACAACTGCGCCATCACCACCAACTGCCAGAACAAGGCGACCGCCCTGAAGTTCATCAAGTGGTTCACCTCCGAGGAGTCCGAGCGCTACGCCCTGGACACCCAGACCCTGGCACCCATCCTCGGCTCCCTCTACGAGGACAAGGAGATGCTGGAGAAGTTCCCCTACCTGCCGATCCTCAAGGACTCCCTGGACGCCGCCAGGGGCAGGCCGCAGGCGGTGGCCTACGGCGACGTCACCGCCGCGATCCAGGACGCGGTCTACCCCGAGCTCCAGAAGGGCGGGTCCGCTGAGGACGCCGTGTCCGCCCTGGAGTCCCGGCTCAAGGACCTGGCCTGA
- a CDS encoding cupin domain-containing protein — protein sequence MPTTPVSESLFCLGLNEALPISEEATTSRVVVNNDVLRTVIFTFDAGQLLTEHASTRAVVVTLLEGEMDFSVGERTERMTAGDVIYLAPGDRHALTAVTPCRMQLVMVEDRTSGQG from the coding sequence ATGCCCACCACACCCGTCTCTGAGTCCCTGTTCTGCCTGGGCCTCAATGAGGCCCTGCCGATCAGCGAGGAGGCAACCACCTCGCGCGTGGTCGTCAACAACGACGTCCTGCGCACTGTCATCTTCACCTTTGACGCGGGGCAGCTCCTGACCGAGCACGCCTCCACCAGGGCCGTGGTGGTGACCCTCCTGGAGGGCGAGATGGACTTCTCGGTGGGCGAGCGCACCGAGCGCATGACTGCGGGAGACGTCATCTACCTGGCCCCAGGCGACCGCCACGCGCTGACTGCGGTCACCCCTTGCCGCATGCAGCTGGTCATGGTCGAGGACAGGACATCCGGGCAGGGCTGA
- a CDS encoding chorismate mutase, translating into MNANQDNGSQAQDRQAHGWDVLPDVDGSQATTIREVPPELARYRTTIDNLDAALVHLLAERFRCTQQVGRLKAELDLPPADTAREARQLERLRSLAADSGLDPAFAEKFYAFILAEVIQHHQEIRAGGGAWGAS; encoded by the coding sequence ATGAACGCTAACCAGGACAATGGCAGCCAGGCACAGGACAGGCAGGCTCACGGCTGGGACGTCCTGCCGGACGTGGATGGCAGCCAGGCCACCACGATCAGGGAGGTGCCTCCCGAGCTGGCCCGCTACCGGACGACGATCGACAACCTGGACGCCGCCCTGGTGCACCTGCTGGCCGAGCGCTTCCGCTGCACCCAGCAGGTGGGGCGGCTCAAGGCGGAGCTGGACCTTCCGCCTGCCGACACCGCCAGGGAGGCCCGGCAGCTGGAGCGGCTGAGGTCCCTGGCTGCCGACTCCGGCCTGGACCCGGCCTTCGCCGAGAAGTTCTACGCCTTCATCCTCGCCGAGGTGATCCAGCACCACCAGGAGATCCGGGCCGGGGGAGGAGCCTGGGGGGCATCCTGA
- the tig gene encoding trigger factor, which translates to MKTTVDNLDPSRIKLTVEVPYEELQPSLEAAYKEIGSQVQVPGFRPGHVPNRIIDQRVGRAAVIQEAVNNALPDLYQDALKTSERVPMIQPEVEVVELPNVSGANGGQLVFTAEVTVRPEITIPDLDSLEVTVDAVEVSEDDVTEELDSLRARFGSLKSVGRKAKTGDFVTIDLTAVIDGEEVDSVSGVSYEIGKGNMLKGLDTALRGLKAEESTTFTTTLAGGEHEGEEAEVTVTASAVKQRDLPAADDDFAQEASEFDTIEELREDLSKQVAQRRTSEQAVAARDALLEALRGAIDFEVPQAVVDQEISRHLQAEGKEADDDHAKEIRDDVVSSVRDQIILDVLVEQVEVGVSQDELWEFLFQTAQQYGMEPAQFIQGAQQAGQMPNFVAEIARNKSLAVALRRVSVTDSAGQPVDLTEFIGSDEADASSQEGASSDSEEEADTPAEGEDGVQADAASGASEPASQPEA; encoded by the coding sequence GTGAAGACCACTGTCGACAACCTTGACCCCAGTCGCATCAAGCTGACCGTGGAGGTCCCCTACGAGGAGCTTCAACCCAGCCTTGAGGCTGCCTACAAGGAGATCGGCTCCCAGGTCCAGGTGCCGGGGTTCCGCCCGGGCCACGTCCCCAACCGCATCATTGACCAGCGCGTGGGCCGGGCGGCCGTCATCCAGGAGGCCGTCAACAACGCCCTGCCGGACCTCTACCAGGACGCGCTGAAGACCTCTGAGCGAGTGCCCATGATCCAGCCTGAGGTCGAGGTCGTCGAGCTGCCCAACGTCTCCGGCGCCAACGGCGGCCAGCTCGTCTTCACCGCCGAGGTCACTGTCCGCCCCGAGATCACCATCCCCGACCTGGACTCGCTGGAGGTGACCGTGGACGCGGTGGAGGTCAGTGAGGACGACGTCACCGAGGAGCTCGACAGCCTGCGTGCCCGGTTCGGCTCCCTGAAGTCCGTGGGCCGCAAGGCCAAGACCGGCGACTTCGTCACCATCGACCTCACGGCGGTCATCGACGGGGAGGAGGTGGACTCCGTCTCCGGCGTCTCCTACGAGATCGGCAAGGGCAACATGCTCAAGGGGCTGGACACCGCGCTGCGCGGCCTCAAGGCCGAGGAGTCCACCACCTTCACCACCACGCTGGCCGGTGGTGAGCACGAGGGCGAGGAGGCCGAGGTCACGGTCACCGCCTCCGCCGTCAAGCAGCGCGACCTCCCTGCGGCCGACGACGACTTCGCCCAGGAGGCCTCCGAGTTCGACACTATTGAGGAGCTGCGCGAGGACCTGTCCAAGCAGGTCGCCCAGCGCCGGACCAGCGAGCAGGCCGTGGCCGCCCGCGACGCCCTCCTGGAGGCGCTGCGTGGCGCCATCGACTTCGAGGTCCCGCAGGCCGTGGTTGACCAGGAGATCTCCCGCCACCTCCAGGCCGAGGGCAAGGAGGCTGACGACGACCACGCCAAGGAGATCCGCGACGACGTGGTCTCCAGCGTGCGCGACCAGATCATCCTCGACGTCCTCGTGGAGCAGGTGGAGGTCGGGGTCTCCCAGGACGAGCTGTGGGAGTTCCTCTTCCAGACCGCCCAGCAGTACGGGATGGAGCCCGCCCAGTTCATCCAGGGGGCGCAGCAGGCCGGGCAGATGCCGAACTTCGTCGCGGAGATCGCCCGCAACAAGTCCCTGGCAGTCGCGCTGCGGCGGGTGAGCGTCACTGACTCGGCGGGCCAGCCGGTGGACCTGACGGAGTTCATCGGCTCCGACGAGGCCGACGCCTCTTCCCAGGAGGGTGCCTCTTCTGATTCTGAGGAGGAGGCCGACACCCCCGCTGAGGGGGAGGACGGCGTCCAGGCCGATGCTGCCTCTGGTGCCTCCGAGCCCGCCTCCCAGCCTGAGGCCTGA
- a CDS encoding AMP-dependent synthetase/ligase yields the protein MTTRPVPSLEAARPQSYPHSLTDGVSATAVPFEPEAHWSVPWLLAQRVSRSGDRPLVARRSSLGGAWHNVSARAFSDEVTQVAAGLISMGLEPGQRVGIMAHTSYSWFLLDMAIARAGLVSVPIYETSSAEQVRWIVSDAQVRLVVTETVTLSDLVREASREVGHEVRVMALDADAVADLVEAGRSTSLAQVDERSEALRSDDLYSIIYTSGTTGRPKGVELTHRNAAGIPHHGVRYLPDVLRGSDVRLLLFLPLAHVYARCLQLLSLAGDGVLGHTPDVSTLLADMQSFAPSYVLAVPRVLEKIYNAADAAAGSGARLRLFRWASRVAIAYSRSLDTPEGPSRALRSSRVVADRLVYRRIRALLGPSAKFVISGGGPLGERLGHFYRGIGLVILEGYGLTETIGPVSVNGTWLNKIGTVGPPVCGNQIRVSPEGEIETRGLGVFSAYHNDPEATAAAFTPDGWFRTGDLGTVDEDGHVRLTGRKKEIIVTAGGKNVAPSLLEDRLRGHPLVSQVVVVGDGEPFVSALITLDAEMLPQWLHNHGLRRMGVTEAASHPRVLAALDRAVARTNEVVSRAESIRTYRVLTTDFTEANGLLTPSLKVRRAEVLRAHGDVVAQIYASSGKGPTEG from the coding sequence GTGACTACTCGCCCTGTCCCCAGCCTGGAGGCCGCACGGCCGCAGAGCTACCCGCACTCCCTAACTGACGGCGTCAGCGCCACCGCCGTGCCCTTCGAGCCTGAGGCGCACTGGTCGGTTCCCTGGCTGCTGGCCCAGCGCGTCTCCCGCAGCGGCGACCGTCCCCTGGTGGCACGCAGGTCCTCCCTGGGCGGCGCCTGGCACAACGTGTCCGCCAGGGCCTTCAGCGACGAGGTCACCCAGGTGGCCGCAGGCCTCATCAGCATGGGTCTGGAGCCGGGCCAGCGCGTGGGCATCATGGCCCACACCTCCTACAGCTGGTTCCTGCTGGACATGGCCATCGCCCGGGCAGGCCTGGTCTCGGTGCCCATCTACGAGACCAGCTCGGCCGAGCAGGTCCGCTGGATCGTCTCCGACGCGCAGGTACGCCTGGTCGTCACCGAGACGGTCACGCTGTCGGACCTGGTGCGCGAGGCCTCCCGCGAGGTAGGCCACGAGGTCCGGGTCATGGCCCTGGACGCCGACGCCGTCGCCGACCTCGTCGAGGCGGGCAGGAGCACCAGCCTGGCCCAGGTGGACGAGCGCTCCGAGGCGCTGCGCAGCGACGACCTCTACTCCATCATCTACACCTCTGGCACGACCGGCCGCCCCAAGGGGGTCGAGCTGACCCACCGCAACGCGGCCGGCATCCCCCACCACGGGGTGCGCTACCTGCCTGACGTCCTGCGGGGCAGCGACGTGCGCCTGCTGCTGTTCCTGCCCCTAGCCCACGTCTACGCCCGCTGCCTGCAGCTGCTCTCCCTGGCGGGCGACGGCGTGCTGGGGCACACCCCCGACGTCAGCACGCTCCTGGCAGACATGCAGTCCTTCGCGCCGTCCTACGTGCTGGCTGTCCCGCGCGTGCTGGAGAAGATCTACAACGCCGCCGACGCAGCGGCGGGCAGCGGCGCGCGGCTCAGGCTGTTCCGCTGGGCCTCCCGGGTGGCTATCGCCTACTCCCGCTCCCTGGACACCCCAGAGGGCCCCTCCCGAGCCCTGCGCAGCTCGCGGGTGGTGGCGGACAGGCTGGTCTACCGTCGGATCCGCGCCCTGCTGGGCCCCAGCGCCAAGTTCGTCATCTCCGGAGGCGGTCCCCTGGGCGAGAGGCTGGGCCACTTCTACCGCGGCATCGGCCTGGTCATCCTGGAGGGCTACGGCCTGACCGAGACCATCGGCCCGGTCAGCGTCAACGGCACCTGGCTCAACAAGATCGGCACCGTGGGACCGCCGGTGTGCGGCAACCAGATCCGGGTCAGCCCGGAGGGCGAGATCGAGACCCGGGGGCTGGGCGTGTTCTCCGCCTACCACAACGACCCTGAGGCGACAGCGGCAGCCTTCACCCCTGACGGCTGGTTCCGCACCGGCGACCTGGGCACGGTCGACGAGGACGGCCACGTCCGCCTGACCGGCCGCAAGAAGGAGATCATCGTCACCGCAGGAGGCAAGAACGTCGCCCCCAGCCTCCTGGAGGACCGCCTGCGCGGCCACCCCCTGGTCAGCCAGGTCGTCGTCGTGGGCGACGGCGAGCCCTTCGTCTCCGCCCTCATCACGCTGGACGCCGAGATGCTGCCGCAGTGGCTGCACAACCACGGCCTGCGCCGGATGGGCGTGACCGAGGCAGCCTCCCACCCCCGGGTCCTGGCTGCGCTGGACCGCGCCGTGGCCCGCACCAACGAGGTGGTCTCACGCGCGGAGTCCATCCGCACCTACCGGGTGCTGACCACGGACTTCACCGAGGCCAACGGCCTGCTCACGCCCTCACTCAAGGTCAGGCGCGCGGAGGTGCTCCGGGCACACGGTGACGTCGTGGCACAGATCTATGCCTCCTCCGGGAAGGGGCCTACCGAGGGCTGA
- a CDS encoding ATP-dependent Clp protease proteolytic subunit gives MTTRPYFQAAARQLAQAGAVPQSRYVLPQFEERTAYGFKRQDPYAKLFEDRIVFMGVQVDDASADDIMAQLLVLESQDPDGLITMYINSPGGSFTALTAIYDTMQYIKPQVQTVCLGQAASAAAVLLAAGSPGKRLALPNARVLIHQPAMEGVHGQASDIEIVANEIDRMRTWLEDTLAAHTGRDREEVHKDLERDTILTAEAAKDYGIVDQVLSSRKAPSSPHSS, from the coding sequence ATGACCACCCGCCCCTACTTCCAGGCCGCGGCGCGCCAGCTCGCCCAGGCGGGCGCCGTGCCTCAGTCCCGCTACGTCCTGCCTCAGTTCGAGGAGCGCACCGCCTACGGCTTCAAGCGCCAGGACCCTTACGCCAAGCTCTTCGAGGACCGGATCGTCTTCATGGGCGTCCAGGTCGACGACGCCAGTGCTGACGACATCATGGCCCAGCTGCTGGTTCTGGAGTCCCAGGACCCTGACGGCCTCATCACCATGTACATCAACAGCCCCGGTGGCTCCTTCACCGCGCTCACGGCGATCTACGACACCATGCAGTACATCAAGCCGCAGGTGCAGACGGTGTGCCTGGGCCAGGCGGCCTCGGCTGCCGCAGTGCTGCTGGCGGCGGGGAGCCCGGGCAAGAGGCTGGCCCTGCCCAACGCCCGGGTGCTGATCCACCAGCCTGCCATGGAGGGGGTGCACGGCCAGGCCAGTGACATCGAGATCGTCGCCAACGAGATTGACCGTATGCGGACCTGGCTGGAGGACACCCTGGCCGCCCACACCGGCCGTGACCGTGAGGAGGTCCACAAGGACCTGGAGCGCGACACCATCCTTACTGCGGAGGCGGCCAAGGACTACGGCATTGTCGACCAGGTGCTGAGCTCACGCAAGGCGCCGTCGTCGCCGCACTCCTCCTGA
- a CDS encoding AMP-dependent synthetase/ligase, translating to MTHDDTTPTEGGHSPGGPVRELSTEPLVPAHPGMTCPWALAERVSRSPEGALVSRKTALGRGWQDMSAAAFRTHVREVAAGLVATGLQPGDAVGIMARTSYEWTLMDFAAWEAGLVVVPVYETASAEQVQWILTDSDVRLLLVEDRAMEAMVSSIRASHPHLARLTVLCAEREALPSLVAAGRSVEAAELDRRSAALTSDTLATVVYTSGTTGRPRGAELTHGNLVHLCVNACAHVPEVLGGPDVRILLFLPLAHVLGRFLEIAVVCSEAGVLGHAPDVRSLVPDLESFRPTAVLAVPRVFEKIYNAADARAAGTRQKVFRLAAKTAIAYSRALDTAGGPSRALRAQHAAFNRLVFTRLRSVLGGRVRYVVSGGGPLGERLGHFYRGVGVTVLEGYGLTETMGPCTVNLPGTTRIGTVGIPLPGCSVRLADDAEVLVRGIGTFRGYHDDPQATSQALAQDGWLATGDLGSIEEGGFLRITGRKKEIIVTAGGKNIAPSLLEDRLRGHPLVSQVLVVGDNRPCIGALICLDAEMLPQWLRSHGLEEMDVAQAARDIRVRSALERAVARANQAVSRAESIRTFAVLPTDFTVANGLLTPSLKVRREEAHRRFASEIDELYTRPLSA from the coding sequence ATGACCCATGACGACACCACGCCCACGGAGGGTGGCCACTCCCCAGGCGGTCCCGTGCGCGAGCTCAGCACCGAGCCCCTGGTACCCGCCCACCCCGGGATGACCTGCCCCTGGGCCCTGGCCGAGCGGGTCAGCCGAAGCCCCGAGGGGGCGCTGGTCTCCCGCAAGACCGCCCTCGGGCGCGGCTGGCAAGACATGAGCGCCGCAGCCTTCCGCACCCATGTGAGGGAGGTGGCTGCAGGACTGGTCGCCACAGGCCTCCAGCCCGGCGACGCCGTGGGCATCATGGCGCGCACCTCCTACGAGTGGACCCTCATGGACTTCGCGGCCTGGGAGGCCGGGCTGGTTGTCGTCCCGGTCTACGAGACCGCCTCGGCCGAGCAGGTCCAGTGGATCCTGACCGACTCCGACGTCCGCCTGCTCCTGGTCGAGGACCGGGCCATGGAGGCGATGGTCAGCTCGATCAGGGCCTCACACCCCCACCTGGCGCGCCTGACGGTCCTGTGCGCCGAGCGTGAGGCCCTCCCCTCCCTGGTAGCCGCAGGGCGGAGCGTGGAGGCCGCCGAGCTCGACCGGCGCAGCGCGGCCCTGACCTCCGACACGCTGGCGACTGTCGTCTACACCTCCGGCACCACGGGGAGACCCAGGGGTGCCGAGCTCACCCACGGCAACCTCGTCCACCTGTGCGTCAACGCCTGCGCCCACGTCCCGGAGGTCCTGGGTGGCCCCGACGTGCGGATCCTGCTCTTCCTTCCGCTGGCCCACGTCCTGGGGCGCTTCCTGGAGATCGCGGTGGTGTGCTCCGAGGCTGGTGTCCTGGGGCACGCGCCCGACGTGAGGAGCCTGGTCCCCGACCTGGAATCCTTCCGGCCCACTGCGGTCCTGGCGGTCCCCCGGGTGTTTGAGAAGATCTACAACGCTGCGGACGCCCGGGCGGCCGGCACCAGGCAGAAGGTCTTCCGCCTGGCTGCCAAGACCGCGATCGCCTACTCACGCGCCCTGGACACCGCCGGGGGACCCTCGCGGGCGCTGCGCGCCCAGCACGCAGCCTTCAACCGTCTCGTCTTCACCCGCCTGCGCTCGGTGCTGGGCGGCCGGGTCCGCTACGTGGTCTCCGGCGGGGGTCCCCTGGGCGAGAGGCTGGGCCACTTCTACCGGGGTGTGGGCGTGACCGTGCTGGAGGGCTACGGCCTGACCGAGACCATGGGCCCCTGCACAGTCAACCTGCCGGGTACCACCCGCATCGGCACGGTGGGGATCCCGCTTCCCGGCTGCTCGGTGCGCCTGGCCGACGACGCAGAGGTCCTGGTCAGAGGGATCGGCACGTTTCGCGGCTACCACGACGACCCTCAGGCGACCTCGCAGGCCCTCGCCCAGGACGGGTGGCTGGCCACCGGTGACCTCGGCTCCATTGAGGAAGGGGGCTTCCTGAGGATCACCGGCCGCAAGAAGGAGATCATCGTCACCGCAGGAGGCAAGAACATCGCCCCCAGTCTCCTGGAGGACCGCCTGCGCGGCCACCCCCTGGTCAGCCAGGTCCTGGTCGTGGGCGACAACCGCCCCTGCATCGGTGCGCTCATCTGCCTGGACGCGGAGATGCTGCCACAGTGGCTGCGCTCCCACGGCCTGGAGGAGATGGACGTGGCGCAGGCCGCCCGGGACATCAGAGTCCGCTCCGCCCTGGAGAGGGCCGTGGCCCGGGCCAACCAGGCGGTGTCGCGGGCGGAGTCCATCCGCACCTTCGCTGTCCTTCCCACGGACTTCACGGTGGCCAACGGACTGCTCACGCCCTCGCTCAAGGTGCGCCGGGAGGAGGCCCACCGGCGGTTTGCCTCAGAGATCGACGAGCTCTACACCCGGCCCCTGTCTGCATAG
- the clpX gene encoding ATP-dependent Clp protease ATP-binding subunit ClpX, which yields MARNAESVDLLKCSFCGKSQKQVKKLIAGPGVYICDECIELCNEIVDEELGDSGAGVPLELPKPQEIFDFLNEYVIGQEAAKRAMSVAVYNHYKRVQVRERAVAEGDGLELGKSNILLLGPTGTGKTHLARTLARLLDVPFAIVDATALTEAGYVGEDVENILLKLIQAADGDVKRAEKGIIYIDEIDKIGRKAENPSITRDVSGEGVQQALLKIIEGTTASVPPGGGRKHPHQEFLEIDTTNILFIAAGAFAGIEDIVRQRQRKESGAQVVGFGAQLSAVGREDVLTSPVRPEDLHTFGLIPEFIGRLPVIATVQNLGVPELVRVMTEPKNALVAQYKYLFSLDGVELELTREAVEAVATLALKRQTGARGLTSIVEEVLGQAMFEVPSMPEVGRVVVDADAVAGGGRPRYEVGTGTLSSTSKAGERTRSA from the coding sequence GTGGCGCGAAACGCTGAGAGTGTCGACCTGCTCAAGTGCTCCTTCTGTGGGAAGAGCCAGAAGCAGGTCAAGAAGCTCATCGCAGGTCCCGGAGTCTACATCTGCGACGAGTGCATTGAGCTGTGCAACGAGATCGTGGACGAGGAGCTGGGCGACTCCGGCGCGGGAGTACCGCTGGAGCTGCCCAAGCCGCAGGAGATCTTCGATTTCCTCAACGAGTACGTGATCGGCCAGGAGGCTGCCAAGCGCGCCATGAGCGTGGCCGTCTACAACCACTACAAGCGGGTTCAGGTGCGTGAGCGCGCCGTGGCTGAGGGTGACGGCCTCGAGCTGGGTAAGTCCAACATCCTCCTGCTGGGTCCCACCGGGACCGGAAAGACGCACCTGGCCAGGACCCTGGCCCGACTGCTGGACGTCCCCTTCGCTATCGTGGACGCCACCGCTCTGACGGAGGCCGGGTACGTGGGCGAGGACGTGGAGAACATCCTGCTCAAGCTTATCCAGGCTGCTGACGGCGACGTCAAGCGGGCCGAGAAGGGCATTATCTACATCGACGAGATCGACAAGATCGGCCGGAAGGCGGAGAACCCCTCCATCACTCGTGACGTCTCTGGTGAGGGTGTCCAGCAGGCGCTGCTCAAGATCATTGAGGGGACGACCGCCTCGGTGCCCCCCGGCGGGGGGCGTAAGCACCCCCACCAGGAGTTCCTGGAGATCGACACCACCAATATCCTGTTTATCGCGGCTGGTGCCTTCGCCGGCATTGAGGACATCGTGCGGCAGCGCCAGCGCAAGGAGTCCGGGGCGCAGGTGGTGGGCTTCGGCGCCCAGCTGTCCGCCGTGGGCCGGGAGGACGTCCTCACCTCTCCCGTGCGCCCCGAGGACCTCCACACCTTCGGCCTCATCCCGGAGTTCATCGGCCGCCTCCCCGTGATCGCCACGGTCCAGAACCTTGGTGTCCCCGAGCTGGTGCGGGTCATGACCGAGCCCAAGAACGCGCTGGTGGCGCAGTACAAGTACCTGTTCAGCCTCGACGGCGTGGAGCTGGAGCTGACCCGCGAGGCCGTGGAGGCCGTGGCCACCCTGGCCCTGAAGCGCCAGACCGGCGCCCGGGGGCTGACCTCCATCGTGGAGGAGGTCCTGGGCCAGGCCATGTTCGAGGTTCCCTCCATGCCGGAGGTGGGCCGCGTGGTCGTTGACGCCGACGCCGTGGCGGGAGGCGGCAGGCCCAGGTACGAGGTCGGCACGGGCACACTGAGCTCGACGTCAAAGGCAGGGGAGAGGACCCGCAGCGCATGA